The following coding sequences lie in one Vibrio sp. BS-M-Sm-2 genomic window:
- a CDS encoding argininosuccinate synthase: MSKVNVKKVVVAYSGGLDTSVIIPWLKENYDCEVVAFVADVGQGDEELIGIEEKAKASGASECYIADLKEEMVADYIYPTLKTGAYYEGKYLLGTSMARPIIAKAQVEVARKVGADALCHGCTGKGNDQVRFEGAFAALAPDLHVIAPWREWDLVSREECLDYLAERNIPCTASLTKIYSRDANAWHISTEGGVLENTWNAPNEDCWAWTVDPEQAPNESETVTLKVEKGEVVAVDGETMTPYNALVYLNEKGAKHGVGRIDIVENRLVGMKSRGCYETPGGTIMMEALRAVEQLVLDKAAFEFREELGVKASHLVYDGRWFTPLCKSILAATEELAQDVNGEVVIKLYKGHATVTQKRSDNSLYSEEFATFGEDEVYDQSHAEGFIRLYSLSSRIRALNSQK; the protein is encoded by the coding sequence ATGAGCAAAGTTAACGTAAAGAAAGTTGTAGTAGCCTACTCTGGCGGTCTAGACACATCCGTAATCATTCCATGGTTGAAAGAGAACTATGACTGTGAAGTGGTTGCGTTTGTTGCTGATGTTGGTCAAGGCGACGAAGAGTTGATTGGTATCGAAGAGAAAGCAAAAGCGTCTGGTGCATCTGAGTGTTACATCGCAGACCTTAAAGAAGAGATGGTTGCTGACTACATCTACCCAACGCTGAAAACGGGCGCTTACTACGAAGGTAAATACCTACTAGGTACGTCGATGGCTCGTCCAATCATCGCGAAAGCACAGGTTGAAGTCGCACGTAAAGTAGGTGCAGACGCACTGTGTCACGGCTGTACAGGTAAAGGTAACGACCAAGTTCGTTTTGAAGGCGCATTCGCTGCACTAGCCCCGGACCTACACGTAATTGCACCTTGGCGTGAATGGGATCTAGTGAGTCGTGAAGAGTGTCTAGATTACCTAGCAGAGCGTAACATCCCTTGTACGGCTTCTCTTACTAAGATTTACTCGCGTGATGCAAACGCATGGCACATCTCAACAGAAGGTGGCGTTCTTGAAAACACATGGAATGCACCTAACGAAGATTGCTGGGCTTGGACTGTAGACCCAGAGCAAGCGCCAAACGAATCTGAAACAGTGACGCTTAAAGTTGAAAAAGGCGAAGTGGTTGCGGTTGATGGCGAAACAATGACGCCATACAACGCACTGGTTTACCTAAACGAGAAAGGTGCTAAGCACGGTGTTGGTCGTATCGATATCGTAGAAAACCGTCTTGTTGGCATGAAGTCTCGTGGTTGTTACGAAACTCCAGGTGGCACAATCATGATGGAAGCACTGCGTGCAGTAGAGCAACTGGTTCTTGATAAGGCGGCATTCGAATTCCGTGAAGAGCTAGGTGTTAAGGCTTCTCACCTTGTATACGATGGTCGTTGGTTCACTCCGCTATGTAAGTCAATCCTTGCAGCGACAGAAGAGCTAGCTCAAGACGTGAATGGTGAAGTGGTTATCAAGCTTTACAAAGGCCATGCAACGGTAACTCAGAAGCGTTCTGACAACAGCCTATACTCTGAAGAGTTTGCTACTTTTGGTGAAGATGAAGTTTACGACCAAAGCCACGCTGAAGGCTTCATCCGTCTTTACTCTCTATCAAGCCGTATCCGTGCTCTGAATAGCCAAAAGTAA
- the argH gene encoding argininosuccinate lyase encodes MALWGGRFTQAADTRFKDFNDSLRFDYRLAEQDIVGSIAWSKALLSVNVLTEEEQQKLELALNELKLEVMEDPEQILRSDAEDIHSWVEQQLIGKVGDLGKKLHTGRSRNDQVATDLKLWCRQQGNQLLLALDRLQSQMVNVASQHQETVLPGYTHLQRAQPVTFAHWCLAYVEMLERDYSRLNDAIKRLDTCPLGSGALAGTAYPMDREELAHNLGFRRATRNSLDSVSDRDHVMELMSIASISMLHLSRLAEDMIFYNSGESNFIELADTVTSGSSLMPQKKNPDALELIRGKTGRVYGSLAAMMMTVKALPLAYNKDMQEDKEGLFDALDTWNDCMEMAALCFDGIKVNGERTLEAAKQGYANSTELADYLVAKGIPFREAHHIVGVTVVAAIAKGCALEELTIAEMKEFSEVIEEDVYDILTIESCLEKRSALGGVSPQQVAYAVDQAEKRLAQRDTSIVKVRPARLTDIEALEGMVAYWANMGENLPRSRNELVRDIGSFAVAEHHGEVTGCASLYVYDSGLAEIRSLGVEAGWQGQGQGTAIVQHLVEKARQMAIKKVFVLTRTPEFFMKHDFLPTSKSLLPEKVLKDCDQCPRQHACDEVALEVNLVEQIIAKVNVA; translated from the coding sequence ATGGCATTATGGGGCGGTAGATTTACCCAAGCAGCAGACACCCGGTTCAAAGATTTTAACGATTCTCTTCGTTTTGATTACCGATTGGCTGAGCAAGACATTGTGGGCTCAATTGCCTGGTCTAAAGCTCTATTGTCGGTCAACGTATTAACAGAAGAAGAGCAACAGAAGCTTGAGTTAGCGCTGAATGAGCTAAAACTTGAGGTGATGGAAGATCCTGAACAGATTCTACGTTCTGATGCAGAAGATATTCACAGCTGGGTTGAGCAACAACTTATCGGCAAAGTCGGTGACTTGGGCAAAAAGCTTCACACTGGCCGTTCTCGTAATGACCAAGTGGCGACAGACCTGAAACTATGGTGTCGTCAGCAAGGTAACCAACTGCTATTGGCGTTGGATCGCCTGCAAAGCCAGATGGTGAATGTTGCTTCTCAGCATCAAGAAACCGTGCTGCCTGGCTACACTCACTTACAACGTGCCCAGCCGGTAACTTTTGCTCACTGGTGCTTGGCTTACGTTGAAATGCTTGAGCGTGACTATTCACGTTTGAATGATGCGATTAAGCGTCTAGATACATGTCCGCTGGGTTCTGGTGCCCTTGCAGGAACCGCTTACCCGATGGACCGTGAAGAGTTAGCTCACAATTTAGGTTTCCGTCGTGCAACGCGCAACTCTCTAGATTCTGTATCTGACCGTGACCATGTGATGGAGCTGATGTCGATCGCTTCTATCTCTATGCTTCACCTTTCGCGTCTTGCAGAAGATATGATTTTCTACAACTCTGGTGAATCAAACTTCATCGAGTTAGCAGACACCGTGACGTCAGGTTCATCTCTGATGCCACAAAAGAAAAACCCAGATGCGCTAGAGCTTATCCGTGGCAAAACGGGCCGTGTATACGGTTCATTAGCTGCAATGATGATGACAGTAAAAGCTCTGCCTTTGGCGTACAACAAAGACATGCAAGAAGATAAAGAAGGTTTATTCGACGCTTTAGATACTTGGAATGACTGTATGGAAATGGCTGCACTTTGTTTTGACGGCATTAAAGTGAACGGCGAACGTACACTTGAAGCAGCTAAGCAAGGTTATGCGAACTCTACGGAACTGGCTGATTACTTAGTAGCGAAAGGCATTCCTTTCCGTGAAGCTCACCATATTGTTGGTGTGACGGTAGTGGCGGCGATTGCGAAAGGCTGCGCATTAGAAGAATTAACCATCGCAGAGATGAAAGAGTTCTCTGAGGTGATTGAAGAGGATGTATATGACATCCTGACCATTGAATCGTGTCTTGAAAAACGTAGCGCACTAGGTGGTGTATCACCACAGCAAGTGGCTTACGCAGTAGACCAAGCTGAGAAACGTTTGGCGCAGCGTGACACCTCTATCGTTAAGGTTCGTCCTGCTCGTTTGACTGACATTGAAGCATTGGAAGGCATGGTGGCTTACTGGGCGAACATGGGTGAAAACCTGCCTCGCTCTCGTAATGAACTGGTGCGTGATATTGGCTCATTCGCTGTCGCAGAACATCATGGTGAAGTGACAGGTTGTGCATCACTTTATGTGTATGACTCTGGCTTAGCGGAAATTCGTTCGTTGGGTGTTGAAGCTGGCTGGCAAGGTCAAGGGCAGGGGACTGCAATCGTGCAGCACCTTGTTGAGAAGGCTCGCCAAATGGCAATCAAGAAAGTGTTCGTACTGACTCGTACTCCTGAGTTCTTTATGAAGCATGACTTCTTACCGACATCGAAATCTCTGCTACCTGAGAAGGTATTGAAAGATTGTGACCAGTGCCCTCGTCAACATGCGTGTGATGAAGTGGCGTTGGAAGTGAACTTGGTCGAGCAGATAATTGCTAAGGTGAATGTTGCATAA
- a CDS encoding DUF3624 domain-containing protein, translated as MTCLHCNKNEKIFNKLGRCQRCMNQLTVLSILSWGVWWLFFREDPKTINAIALMMAAFAFSGLLSLHWIMKFLVLPLRNKKR; from the coding sequence ATGACATGTCTTCATTGCAATAAAAATGAAAAAATCTTCAACAAACTCGGTCGTTGCCAACGTTGTATGAATCAGCTCACGGTGTTGTCGATATTAAGTTGGGGAGTATGGTGGCTGTTTTTCAGGGAAGACCCAAAAACCATCAACGCCATCGCTTTGATGATGGCAGCTTTCGCATTCAGTGGCTTATTGTCGTTGCATTGGATAATGAAGTTTTTGGTGCTGCCTTTAAGGAACAAAAAGCGTTAG
- a CDS encoding RidA family protein, whose translation MIERQETKQRMSRIVKHNGTIYLCGQVCADATKGITEQTQTMLDKVEALLEQAGSDKEHMLSATIYLKDMKDFQEMNAVWDAWVPEGHAPARACVTGDMAREALLVEISVIAAEK comes from the coding sequence ATGATTGAGCGCCAAGAAACCAAGCAACGCATGAGCCGTATTGTTAAACACAACGGTACTATCTACCTATGTGGCCAAGTTTGTGCGGATGCAACAAAAGGCATTACAGAGCAAACACAGACGATGCTGGATAAAGTAGAAGCGTTACTTGAGCAAGCAGGCAGCGACAAAGAGCACATGCTGTCAGCAACCATTTACTTGAAAGACATGAAAGACTTCCAAGAAATGAACGCAGTATGGGATGCATGGGTTCCAGAAGGTCACGCTCCAGCTCGCGCATGTGTGACTGGCGACATGGCTCGTGAGGCACTACTGGTTGAGATCTCTGTGATTGCAGCTGAGAAGTAA
- a CDS encoding dihydrolipoyl dehydrogenase: MKQVNVDVAVIGGGTAGLGSYRAAKAHTDSVVMIEGGPYGTTCARVGCMPSKLLIAAAESVHQIEKAPAFGVHPQGNIVINGREVMGRVKFERDRFVGFVLEGVDEIPEQDKISGYAKFLDDNTLQIDDHTIVTAKRIVIATGSRPAYPAVWNELGDRLIINDDVFSWDDLPESVAVFGPGVIGLELGQSLHRLGVKTKLFGLGGQVGPITDPEIMAYADKAFNEEFYLDADVKIESMKRITTESGEPRVEIQFINKQGELETNVVEYVLAATGRRPNTDKLGLENTSLELDERGVPIADHYTLQTSLPSVFIAGDASNQLPLLHEAADQARIAGDNAGRFPEIRAGLRRSKISAVFSDPQIAMVGETYKEIITRLGTCGCFATGEVSFENQGRSRVMLRNKGILHVYGEQGTGRFLGAEMMGPNAEHLAHLLAWAHQKKMTVSEMLDMPFYHPVIEEGVRTALRDLNAKLHLGPEMVKHCLDCGPGC; this comes from the coding sequence ATGAAACAAGTCAATGTAGATGTAGCAGTTATCGGGGGCGGTACGGCAGGTTTAGGTTCTTACCGCGCTGCAAAAGCACACACTGACAGTGTCGTGATGATTGAAGGCGGCCCTTACGGTACAACCTGTGCTCGTGTTGGTTGTATGCCATCTAAACTGCTTATTGCAGCTGCAGAAAGCGTACACCAAATTGAGAAAGCTCCGGCTTTTGGCGTTCACCCACAAGGCAATATCGTGATTAACGGCCGTGAAGTGATGGGCCGAGTAAAGTTTGAACGTGACCGTTTTGTTGGTTTTGTTTTAGAAGGCGTTGATGAAATCCCAGAGCAAGACAAGATCTCTGGTTACGCAAAATTTTTAGACGACAACACGCTGCAAATTGATGACCACACGATTGTGACGGCTAAGCGTATTGTTATCGCGACAGGTTCGCGCCCTGCATACCCTGCCGTTTGGAATGAACTTGGTGACCGCCTGATCATTAACGATGATGTGTTCAGCTGGGATGACTTACCAGAATCGGTTGCCGTATTTGGCCCTGGTGTTATTGGCCTTGAGCTTGGTCAGTCACTACACCGCTTAGGTGTGAAGACCAAACTGTTCGGTTTGGGTGGTCAAGTTGGCCCAATAACCGACCCAGAGATCATGGCGTATGCAGATAAAGCCTTCAATGAAGAGTTCTACCTAGATGCCGACGTGAAAATCGAAAGCATGAAGCGTATTACCACTGAGTCAGGTGAACCACGTGTCGAAATCCAGTTCATCAATAAGCAAGGTGAGCTAGAAACTAACGTCGTTGAGTACGTACTGGCAGCAACAGGCCGTCGTCCTAACACTGATAAGCTTGGCCTAGAGAATACCTCTCTTGAGCTTGATGAACGTGGTGTTCCAATCGCAGACCACTACACGCTACAAACATCATTGCCATCAGTATTCATTGCGGGTGATGCAAGCAACCAACTGCCTCTGCTACATGAAGCAGCAGACCAAGCACGCATTGCGGGTGATAATGCAGGTCGCTTCCCTGAGATTCGCGCAGGCCTGCGCCGCTCTAAAATCTCTGCGGTATTCTCTGACCCACAAATCGCGATGGTTGGTGAAACATACAAAGAGATCATAACCCGCTTAGGCACATGTGGTTGTTTCGCAACGGGTGAAGTGTCTTTCGAGAACCAAGGTCGTTCACGAGTGATGCTACGCAACAAAGGTATTCTGCACGTTTACGGCGAGCAAGGTACAGGCCGTTTCCTTGGTGCTGAGATGATGGGACCAAACGCAGAACATTTGGCTCACTTACTCGCATGGGCACACCAGAAAAAGATGACGGTTTCTGAAATGTTGGATATGCCATTTTACCACCCAGTAATTGAAGAAGGTGTACGAACAGCGTTACGTGACCTGAATGCGAAACTGCACCTTGGTCCAGAGATGGTGAAACACTGTCTAGATTGTGGCCCTGGTTGTTAA
- a CDS encoding glutathione peroxidase, which yields MFASKEGQSIPQVTFPTRQGDAWVNVTTEELFKDKTVIVFSLPGAFTPTCSSSHLPRYNELHSVFKENGVDDILCVSVNDTFVMNAWKADQEAENITFIPDGNGDFTDGMGMLVEKNDIGFGKRSWRYSMLVKNGVVEKMFIEEDVPGDPFKVSDADTMLNYLAPEHKEQESITVFTKPGCPFCMKAKQNLIDKGLNYEEVVLGKDATTVSLRAISGRTTVPQVFIGGKHIGGSEELETFLG from the coding sequence ATGTTTGCATCTAAAGAAGGTCAATCAATCCCTCAAGTAACATTCCCAACTCGCCAAGGTGATGCATGGGTTAACGTAACGACGGAAGAGCTATTCAAAGACAAGACAGTTATCGTGTTCAGCCTACCAGGTGCGTTTACACCAACATGTTCGTCAAGCCACCTTCCTCGTTACAACGAGCTACACTCTGTATTCAAAGAGAACGGTGTTGATGACATTCTGTGTGTTTCAGTAAACGACACATTCGTAATGAACGCTTGGAAAGCAGACCAAGAAGCGGAAAACATCACATTCATCCCAGATGGTAACGGTGATTTCACAGACGGCATGGGCATGCTAGTTGAGAAAAACGACATCGGCTTCGGCAAACGTTCATGGCGCTACAGCATGCTGGTTAAAAACGGCGTGGTAGAAAAAATGTTCATCGAAGAAGACGTACCAGGCGACCCGTTCAAGGTTTCTGATGCTGATACTATGCTTAACTACCTTGCTCCAGAGCACAAAGAGCAAGAGTCAATCACAGTATTCACTAAGCCAGGCTGTCCTTTCTGTATGAAAGCAAAACAGAACCTAATCGACAAAGGTCTGAACTACGAAGAAGTAGTTCTAGGTAAAGATGCAACAACAGTAAGCCTACGTGCAATCTCTGGTCGCACTACCGTTCCTCAAGTATTCATCGGTGGCAAACACATCGGTGGTAGCGAAGAACTAGAAACTTTCCTAGGCTAA
- the oxyR gene encoding DNA-binding transcriptional regulator OxyR, whose protein sequence is MNIRDFEYLVALAEHKHFRKAAEACFVSQPTLSGQIRKLEDEIGLQLTERSPRKVIFTESGLQLVEQAKRILNEVKTFKDMASGHGEAMTGPMHIGFIPTVGPYILPKIVPHLKESFPELELYLHEAQTHQLVSQLEDGKLDCLVLAAVDETAVFKEIDVYDEPLSVAVPCDHEWAQQDTVDMLQLNGQTVLALGDGHCLRDQALGFCFAAGAKDDERFKATSLETLRNMVAAGAGITLLPQLSVPKEKQKDGVCYVPAVNPTPSRRIVVAYRPGSPLKGRFEQLAETIRTQLEKTA, encoded by the coding sequence ATGAACATTCGTGACTTTGAATACTTGGTGGCGCTCGCAGAGCATAAACACTTCCGAAAAGCGGCAGAAGCGTGCTTTGTCAGTCAGCCGACACTAAGCGGTCAAATACGCAAACTAGAAGATGAAATTGGACTTCAGTTAACCGAGCGTAGTCCAAGGAAGGTAATATTTACAGAATCAGGGTTACAACTTGTTGAACAAGCCAAGCGTATTCTCAATGAAGTGAAAACTTTTAAGGATATGGCGAGTGGACACGGTGAAGCGATGACCGGACCAATGCACATTGGTTTCATCCCAACCGTGGGTCCTTACATTCTGCCTAAGATTGTCCCTCACCTGAAAGAGAGCTTTCCTGAGTTAGAGCTATACCTGCATGAAGCCCAAACTCATCAATTAGTGAGCCAGCTTGAAGATGGCAAGCTGGACTGCTTGGTACTAGCTGCGGTTGATGAGACTGCAGTGTTCAAAGAGATTGATGTGTATGACGAACCATTAAGTGTCGCGGTTCCATGTGACCATGAGTGGGCTCAGCAGGACACCGTTGATATGCTGCAGCTCAATGGACAAACCGTATTGGCGTTAGGTGACGGTCACTGTTTAAGAGACCAAGCCCTAGGGTTCTGTTTTGCTGCGGGTGCAAAAGATGATGAGCGTTTTAAAGCAACCAGCTTAGAAACGCTACGTAACATGGTCGCGGCGGGGGCGGGCATTACCTTGCTACCTCAGTTATCGGTGCCAAAGGAAAAGCAGAAAGATGGTGTGTGTTACGTACCTGCGGTGAATCCAACACCTTCACGTCGAATTGTCGTGGCTTACCGTCCGGGCTCTCCATTGAAGGGACGTTTCGAGCAATTGGCTGAGACGATTCGAACTCAACTGGAGAAGACGGCTTAG
- a CDS encoding penicillin-binding protein 1A translates to MKFIKRLFIFTLICMILGVSTIFGFYYYVKPELPDVATLRDVELQTPMQVFSQDGKLISQFGEKRRNPVTYDEIPRHLVEALIATEDSRFYEHPGIDPIGITRAAIVVAMSGSAKQGASTITQQLARNFFLSNEKTYMRKIKEIFIAIHIEQLLSKEEIMELYVNKIFLGHRSYGFGAAARVYFGKDLPDLTLSELATLAGMPKAPSTMNPIYSVERATNRRNVVLRRMLDEKYITQAEFDEARSEKLISKYHGAEIELSAPYVAEVARAWMVERYGEAAYTSGMKVYTTVDSKLQKAANQAAIKNLLGYDERHGYRGAEKVLWQTEQSAWDHDKIVKHLKSQPTYGDLVPAVVTSVDSKSAQVWVKNQGEGTIEWQGMNWARKFLTDNRQGPAPSQAKEILAVGEQIWVRHEAITGNEVSEEPTAESTTAESETPIVWRLSQVPNANTAFVAMNPNNGAVLSMVGGFNFVHNKFNRATQSIRQVGSGIKPFIYSAAIEKGLTLASLINDAPINQWDKSQGTAWRPKNSPPTYVGPTRLRIGLAQSKNVMAVRVLREVGLDDTRNYLTRFGFDIDEVPRSETIALGAGSLTPMKVAQGYSVFANGGYYVEPFYISRVETPFGETEFEATPKVVCKEDCKQTITADPMADEFAEQDVDAKVQYAPQVISEQNAFLVREMMYSNIWGGGDWSAGTGWNGTGWRAQPLKRRDIGGKTGTTNDSKDTWYSGYGPGMVATVWVGFDNHNRNLGRTKANSNLGKNQITGAEAGAKTAEPAWVDFMGTALAGVPAERKELPENIVRVRIDRETGLLTNKFDSSSMFEYFEKGTEPTEYITERFNDDIYSTSSGEAVEELF, encoded by the coding sequence GTGAAGTTCATAAAGCGATTATTCATATTTACATTGATTTGCATGATTCTTGGAGTCAGTACAATTTTCGGGTTTTATTATTACGTAAAACCAGAGTTGCCTGATGTTGCCACTTTGCGCGACGTAGAACTCCAAACGCCGATGCAAGTCTTCAGTCAAGACGGTAAGTTGATCTCTCAATTTGGTGAAAAGCGTCGTAACCCGGTGACTTATGACGAGATTCCTCGCCACTTAGTTGAGGCTCTGATTGCCACCGAAGATAGCCGTTTCTACGAACACCCAGGTATTGACCCAATCGGTATTACTCGTGCAGCGATCGTGGTTGCTATGTCGGGTTCTGCAAAACAAGGTGCGAGTACCATTACTCAGCAGCTTGCGCGTAACTTCTTCTTATCTAATGAGAAAACGTACATGCGTAAGATTAAAGAGATCTTTATTGCGATCCACATTGAGCAACTGCTTAGCAAAGAAGAGATCATGGAGCTGTACGTAAACAAGATCTTCCTTGGCCACCGCTCATATGGCTTCGGCGCAGCAGCGCGTGTTTACTTCGGTAAAGATCTTCCAGATCTAACCCTAAGTGAGCTAGCTACGCTTGCAGGTATGCCAAAAGCACCATCAACAATGAACCCTATTTATTCTGTCGAGCGCGCGACTAACCGTCGTAACGTTGTATTACGTCGTATGTTAGACGAGAAATACATCACTCAAGCAGAGTTTGATGAAGCTCGCAGTGAAAAGCTGATCTCGAAGTACCATGGTGCAGAAATTGAACTGAGCGCACCGTATGTTGCAGAAGTTGCACGTGCTTGGATGGTGGAACGCTATGGCGAAGCCGCTTATACATCAGGTATGAAGGTCTACACCACCGTTGATTCAAAACTGCAAAAAGCAGCGAACCAAGCAGCGATTAAGAACCTGCTTGGCTACGATGAGCGTCACGGCTACCGCGGTGCTGAAAAAGTCTTATGGCAAACCGAGCAATCAGCTTGGGACCACGACAAGATCGTTAAACACCTTAAGTCTCAGCCAACCTATGGTGACCTAGTCCCTGCGGTTGTAACTTCAGTTGACTCGAAAAGCGCTCAGGTTTGGGTTAAAAACCAAGGTGAAGGCACAATTGAATGGCAAGGCATGAACTGGGCACGTAAGTTCCTAACAGACAATCGCCAAGGCCCTGCTCCATCTCAAGCAAAAGAGATTCTAGCTGTTGGTGAACAAATCTGGGTTCGCCATGAAGCCATTACAGGCAATGAAGTCTCTGAAGAGCCGACAGCTGAGTCAACAACGGCAGAATCAGAAACGCCGATTGTATGGCGACTAAGCCAAGTACCTAATGCGAATACCGCATTTGTTGCAATGAACCCGAACAACGGCGCGGTATTGTCGATGGTCGGTGGCTTTAACTTTGTTCACAACAAGTTCAACCGTGCAACGCAATCTATTCGTCAGGTGGGTTCTGGTATCAAACCATTTATCTACTCAGCAGCGATTGAGAAAGGCTTAACGCTAGCCTCACTAATCAACGATGCACCGATTAACCAATGGGATAAGAGCCAAGGTACAGCATGGCGACCAAAGAACTCGCCACCTACATACGTTGGCCCGACTCGTTTACGTATTGGCTTAGCTCAATCGAAAAACGTAATGGCGGTACGTGTGCTGCGTGAAGTTGGCTTAGATGATACTCGTAACTACCTAACTCGTTTCGGCTTTGATATTGATGAAGTACCTCGTTCTGAAACTATCGCGCTAGGTGCTGGTAGCTTAACACCTATGAAAGTAGCGCAAGGTTACTCAGTATTCGCTAACGGTGGTTACTACGTTGAACCTTTCTACATCAGCCGCGTTGAGACTCCATTTGGCGAGACTGAGTTTGAAGCGACACCGAAAGTGGTGTGTAAAGAAGATTGCAAACAGACGATTACCGCAGATCCAATGGCGGATGAGTTTGCAGAGCAAGATGTGGATGCCAAAGTACAATACGCACCTCAAGTTATCTCTGAACAGAACGCATTCCTTGTTCGTGAAATGATGTACAGCAACATCTGGGGTGGCGGTGATTGGAGCGCTGGCACTGGTTGGAACGGTACTGGTTGGCGTGCGCAGCCGTTGAAGCGTCGTGACATTGGCGGCAAAACGGGTACCACCAACGATTCAAAAGATACTTGGTACAGCGGCTACGGCCCTGGCATGGTTGCAACGGTATGGGTTGGTTTTGATAACCACAACCGCAACCTAGGCAGAACCAAAGCGAACTCGAACCTTGGTAAGAATCAGATTACTGGTGCAGAAGCTGGCGCGAAAACAGCAGAACCTGCATGGGTTGATTTCATGGGTACGGCGTTAGCGGGCGTTCCTGCTGAGCGTAAAGAGCTTCCAGAAAACATCGTTCGTGTTCGTATCGACCGTGAGACTGGCTTACTGACCAACAAGTTCGATAGCTCATCAATGTTCGAGTACTTCGAGAAAGGCACAGAGCCAACCGAATACATCACTGAACGTTTCAATGACGACATCTACTCAACCTCATCAGGTGAAGCAGTAGAAGAGCTGTTCTAA
- the pilM gene encoding type IV pilus assembly protein PilM, giving the protein MGSSLITGIDINHHSIKAVVLKPVGELYALVGYKELPISDDIFTANHTLEYQKTVKKLKELRKGLPFGCRNVAISVPDNTVISKVLQIESELEDREKEFSIYQTFAHQSPFPIEELSLDFVKLEDKRFGKGSTSSYQVYATRKEVVDSRAYALTKAGFKPVVVDTQAHGLLNIWQLASRLYPEKKNWLLVDVGIDQTSLGVIPQNSVPFYKDIAFGTQDLRSSDNPSDTEGVLGTAEDTHQFIVNLIEKLKRQLQLYSSGNAQQPISGIWLMGEGASIPMVTEELERHFQLSCESLNPLSLFENKVAKRRRLPMDWQHFGIAAGMAMSGLKWQGEKHVASN; this is encoded by the coding sequence ATGGGTTCATCATTAATTACAGGTATAGATATAAATCATCACAGCATCAAAGCCGTGGTACTAAAACCCGTGGGGGAGTTGTATGCCCTAGTGGGATACAAAGAGCTGCCGATTTCGGACGACATTTTTACAGCTAACCATACTTTGGAGTATCAGAAAACTGTTAAGAAACTTAAAGAACTTAGGAAAGGACTGCCTTTTGGCTGTCGCAACGTCGCCATTTCGGTACCTGATAACACGGTGATCAGCAAAGTACTGCAAATAGAGAGTGAGTTAGAAGACAGAGAAAAAGAGTTTTCTATCTATCAAACCTTCGCCCATCAATCTCCCTTTCCTATCGAGGAGCTGAGTTTAGATTTTGTAAAGCTGGAAGACAAACGATTTGGTAAAGGTTCGACAAGCAGTTATCAGGTATACGCCACTCGTAAGGAAGTGGTGGATAGCCGAGCTTATGCATTAACTAAGGCTGGTTTTAAACCTGTGGTGGTAGATACACAGGCACATGGGCTGCTCAATATCTGGCAACTAGCCTCGCGTCTGTATCCCGAAAAGAAAAACTGGCTGCTGGTGGATGTTGGCATCGACCAAACGTCGCTAGGAGTTATCCCGCAGAATTCAGTGCCTTTCTATAAAGACATCGCTTTTGGTACTCAAGATCTTCGCAGTTCGGATAACCCAAGTGATACAGAAGGTGTGCTCGGCACGGCTGAAGATACCCATCAATTCATTGTTAATTTGATTGAGAAGCTCAAGCGTCAATTACAGCTTTATTCATCGGGAAATGCGCAGCAACCTATCTCTGGGATCTGGCTGATGGGTGAGGGTGCCAGCATTCCTATGGTAACCGAAGAGCTAGAGCGCCATTTTCAGCTGAGCTGTGAGTCATTGAATCCTTTGTCTCTGTTTGAGAACAAGGTCGCCAAGAGACGTCGACTGCCAATGGACTGGCAACACTTTGGCATTGCCGCGGGTATGGCGATGAGTGGACTCAAGTGGCAGGGAGAAAAGCATGTTGCATCAAATTAA